DNA sequence from the Xanthocytophaga agilis genome:
CTTCCCAATAGTACATTTAATTGAGGTTCTGCATTAGAAATTATCAGATTATGATTGGGATAAAACTCATTGACTTCCAACATATTTTCATCTATAAGGGACTTTGAGGCCTTCTTATAAAGTTTTTCCTCTCTATATTCATACTCATATTGTACACCTTTTTGTAGGTCGTAATAAAAAGAAGAATCAGTATTGCCAACATTATTTAGGTTTGTAGATGCTATGTGTATTCCCTCTTTCCAGCTCTGCCGTTCTACTAATCTGTTTGTCGAGTCGTACACTTGCCAGATACTGTCCCGAACAGATATAAAACCGTTGTGTATTTTATCTGTTTGAAGCAAAATCATCTTTTGTAAACCCGGATATCGTATCATATACCACCAATCTGAGAGAGTATCAACAATAGTATAGGTATCCTGTGAGATTAGTTTATAATTACCAATTCTGGTATCCCAGGAGTCTGTTGTATCTTTCTCTATCCATAGTCCTGTTTTAAGGCCATCTTTTGTTAAAAGATTTTGTGCAGAACTGTTTATAACCAGACAAAAACAGATAACCCTAACAAAATGTTTGATAATCATTTGATTCTACTTATTAACAGGATAATTATTTTAATTGGTAAGTCTTCTGAGAACTAATAGCGCATACACTAGTATACAAGCATCGGATACTTTTCCTCTGTTTCAATAAGAATATTTACGTCCAGGCTTAAATGAAACTTCTTTTTGATTGATGATCCCTTTTATTCGCCATCCTGTTATTTTCCATTGCTCATTTTTCAGAAAAACCTTCTTCTTTTCTATGTCTTCATTGATCATACCTATACGAATAGGCATAGTAGATGTACGTCCAAATGCTTCCGAAACAGGTCGCATTCCAGTTGCAAATACCTGTATGCTATCAATAAACTGATTAAGGCACTTAACAGAGCCATTCCGGTTGGTTTTTAGTGTTAACCACCTATTACTAGTTTTCAGTTTTATATTGGCACCTTCAATGGGATTTATAGAAAACATTCCATCAAATTCTCTTTCGCCATACCAACAGGCATAAACAGTTAGTGAATCAGAAACAGGTGTACCAAGTAATACAAGTGATGGGGTAATTCTCACAACTGTGTCAGAGTTTACTATTAAATGTTTGTCAACTACTTTCCATTCTCCTCGGGTTCCAATAAATGTCTTTCCATCAAAAACATTCAATTGAAACCGATAGTCTTCATTTATTTGTAATGTGGTGTTATATTCTGCAGGACTGCACACTCTGTAAAATCCAATCATACACTTTTCAATGGACTTACACCCCATATCAATCATTGTAAACAGAACCAGAAAAGTTATAAGTTGCTTTTGCATATTTATTGTTACCTTTTACACTATCTATCAGATATTACAAATAACTATCAGGCCTTATTCTCTTCAGATTCATCTTCTGTCCTTGCAAGTCTACCACTTTCACATGTTGAAAATGTGGAGCCCGCTCATAATCCTCTGGTTTGATTTTCAGATTCGCCTGTTGTTGTGTATCAATATACAGATAGGCAAAATATGAATTGGCAAATACTTGCTTCAATGAAATAAGAACTTGATCGTCTATATATTCCAGAGGATTGGCATAAATGCTCAAACCTTTTACAGAGGAAGGAATATATTCAATTCGTTTGAGACGATTATCACCTATATTCAGATGTTGCAAAGCATCCAAATACATTAACTCTTCAGGTAGCTGTTCAAAATAATGGCTAAAGAAATCCAGATGAGTTAGCTTTTTTAAGCCTTTAATACCAGAAGGTAAATAAGTAAGCTGGTTACAACTTAGTTGCAGATAGGTTAATTGCTCAAGCTGTCCTAACCTTGTAGGCAAGCTTTTTAATTGATTATCAAACAAATTTAGCACTTCCAATCTGGACAACATAGCTATCCAGGCTGGAAGAGATTTTAACTGATTATGACCAAGTAGCAGATGTTTTAACTGTCTCAATTCACCTATTGCGATTGGCAAGCTTGTCAGTTGATTTCCTGTCAGATACAAACGTTTCAAATTCTGAAGTCGGCCAATAGTATCTGGTAAATGTCTAATCTGGTTATTGATTAAATGAAGAACTTCCAGAGACGGAATCTGTGTAAGAACATCTATATTCTGAATTCTATTGTTACTCAAATAGATAACTTTTAACGATTGTAATTCAGCCAGCCACTCAGGAATAATAGATATAGAATTATCTTCTAAATTAAGATTCGTAAGATTTTTTGCATTCCGTATTTCGACAGGAAATTCAATAAGTTTATGTTCTTTAAAGTTTAGACGGGTAGTTTCCAAGACAGTAAATACTTTACTATTTCATAAATATAACAGTAAAGTAGCCATTTTTAGTATACAGTGACTTAGTTCTTCATAACATCCTGTTATATACTCTTTAATGATTCTTCTGATCTACTCCTGCCACCTGGAAAACGAAGCTAGGCCTAGATTGGCTAAGGTAATGATAGTGTCGGTATCGATGGGTTGTCTTGACTTTAGCTTTTCCAGCTCTGTTTCCTGCGCAAGTATCATCTGCCCTTCCAGAGAATCTATCCATACCAGAGCATCACTGTAAAAATGCAATGCAACCTTATGTTGCACCTGGTCTGTTCGATGAGATTGTATGATTTCAAATTTGAAATTATGGAACGGCACGCAATACTTTCCCATCGTATTCAGTACTTCCGGAAACCTGCCATTTAATTGCTGAATATCTCCCATCCATGCTGTACTTACCAGATAATGCATATTCTCAGCCTTAGAGATATTTTTCTGCATCTCCTGAAACGTATTATATACTCCCTGCTGATCAAGCTGTTGGGCTTACATATAAAATTCCTTGTGAGTATGCTCGAAAATTCCTTTTTCCCACAGAGAAAAACAAAATCGGTGAATACAGATTTCACTGAGGTGAATTACTTTTTCGATAAAGTAATTAGAATCGAGGAACTATCTTAGAGAATGGTATAGTCAATATTTTGATTCCTCCTATTGACAGAATTTACATAGCTTTCCTATGTGAACAAAATTTGAATATTCTTATTTTCCTCCAT
Encoded proteins:
- a CDS encoding leucine-rich repeat domain-containing protein; protein product: METTRLNFKEHKLIEFPVEIRNAKNLTNLNLEDNSISIIPEWLAELQSLKVIYLSNNRIQNIDVLTQIPSLEVLHLINNQIRHLPDTIGRLQNLKRLYLTGNQLTSLPIAIGELRQLKHLLLGHNQLKSLPAWIAMLSRLEVLNLFDNQLKSLPTRLGQLEQLTYLQLSCNQLTYLPSGIKGLKKLTHLDFFSHYFEQLPEELMYLDALQHLNIGDNRLKRIEYIPSSVKGLSIYANPLEYIDDQVLISLKQVFANSYFAYLYIDTQQQANLKIKPEDYERAPHFQHVKVVDLQGQKMNLKRIRPDSYL